One Tursiops truncatus isolate mTurTru1 chromosome 3, mTurTru1.mat.Y, whole genome shotgun sequence DNA segment encodes these proteins:
- the LOC117311702 gene encoding IQ domain-containing protein N isoform X4, whose product MFQIQRKVEKQVVRHSGRAEPPRNQSKAASNTATGVTQWAELLSAVPNLQDKVGTLRLQLQVSPSGKSSYQPVPNLQGKAGTLHPRPRHEPPASEETLVQQPDKDETVAHHVPCLRAAVESQTFKNVLVDEMDMMLSHAATLIQANWRGYRLRQKVISQVMVTKAIQEAWRRFSTRCLLQSGKTVEKKAKVEERDIPYHSPRQVRFQHLEEGKSLLAQPTMVSKETQFPSSNGLAACTHQLALLQSQGMSQPGTCSVGGPSVAFLPHQTAAIRLPCPVSPEAKCLPCLLTRTIRNACLVHGEGDMMKTKQVTARANKAGGPGPPPSGRCAQAVQGQLKSQTQAHMEAEVLEGPPQTGPAPVITKTPAQTCPQATVTKTLLQSCLAATMNKIQSQPCPVPVITITKTPPQPCPATPVTKTSVQMRPSASMTNTSPRTRPAAMMAKTPPQLCLLPSTFKSPTQTRPAATMTKAPPQTCAALVTAKTPPQVRLAATMTKTPSHQTLQGVSVTKGPPAQTRLAAMVTKTPAQLRSVAAILRTLCLPPPAAENLKPPSSALAAAGIPDTSSHTCLSGLKAKAVVNARQAAGVTKVSPHPYLTKGKMKCFPPSHLGAGDPKPTARPPSEGEKIKDFSQKRVKTETASNISEAMEVPVVSSWSKVAEDGSKQAHLRTDVVKALSQVALRSGVVLPKAAAKTAGSRVTVMPTLVEVDCRRSPSAAWGPTLGPMRLQPSKGPEDNGVSGSQAWNSAVPSVAVGPRDGTAAPGGAWYVMAAVDPRQPGELVTSSAQAVEEIIVHAVVILQACTRGFLVRRTIKVWHQWAIPIQAAWRGYRLRRDLARLCRAATVIQAAWRGFCIRRSCTQQMLLPGMWAETGSRARTTSDHRCFQSCHPRVCSLCQSLSSGLGSPPIVVMLVGSSSRTCHICSHTLPTRVLHGTGQGAAGQAGMPRGCLTRSNPQSPWQPHHQSQSKAATAIQSAWRGFAVRCQLKQRRLAAKMLQATWRGHCTRASLTTDALLGPAAWDNSQHMPWLGV is encoded by the exons ATGTTCCAGATACAGAGGAAGGTCGAAAAGCAGGTGGTCAGACATTCAG GCAGAGCTGAGCCGCCTAGGAACCAAAGCAAGGCAGCAAGCAACACAGCTACAGGTGTCACCCAGTGGGCAGAGCTCCTATCAGCCGTCCCCAACCTTCAAGACAAAGTGGGGACACTGCGTCTGCAGTTACAGGTGTCACCCAGCGGGAAGAGCTCCTATCAGCCCGTCCCCAATCTCCAAGGCAAAGCAGGGACACTGCATCCACGGCCCCGGCATGAGCCGCCTGCATCCGAGGAGACCCTTGTGCAACAGCCAGACAAGGACGAGACGGTGGCTCATCATGTCCCATGCCTCCGGGCTGCGGTGGAGAGCCAGACCTTCAAGAATGTCCTGGTGGACGAAATGGACATGATGCTGTCCCACGCAGCCACCCTCATCCAAGCCAACTGGAGGGGCTACCGGCTCCGGCAGAAGGTAATCTCTCAGGTGATGGTGACCAAGGCCATCCAGGAGGCCTGGCGACGCTTCAGCACCAGGTGCCTCCTCCAGTCTGGCAAGACGGTGGAGAAAAAAGCGAAGGTGGAGGAGAGGGACATCCCTTACCACTCGCCCCGGCAGGTGCGGTTCCAGCATCTGGAAGAGGGCAAGTCCCTTCTGGCCCAGCCCACCATGGTGAGCAAGGAGACCCAGTTTCCTTCCTCCAACGGCCTGGCCGCTTGTACCCACCAGCTGGCCTTGCTGCAGTCCCAGGGCATGTCACAGCCGGGTACGTGCTCTGTCGGAGGCCCCAGCGTCGCCTTCCTTCCACACCAGACCGCTGCCATCAGACTTCCGTGTCCTGTGAGTCCAGAGGCGAAGTGCCTCCCATGCCTGCTGACAAGAACCATCAGAAATGCCTGCCTTGTCCACGGAGAGGGGGACATGATGAAGACCAAGCAAGTTACTGCCAGAGCTAACAAGGCAGGAGGCCCGGGGCCACCACCATCCGGAAGATGTGCCCAGGCAGTTCAAGGACAACTCAAGAGCCAGACCCAGGCCCACATGGAAGCAGAGGTCCTCGAAGGGCCACCACAGACAGGCCCAGCACCCGTGATAACCAAGACCCCAGCCCAGACGTGCCCACAAGCCACAGTGACCAAGACCCTACTCCAGTCATGCCTAGCGGCCACGATGAACAAAATCCAATCCCAGCCGTGCCCAGTGCCCGTGATAACAATAACCAaaaccccaccccagccctgcccagcgaCCCCGGTGACCAAGACCTCAGTTCAGATGAGACCATCAGCCTCGATGACCAACACTTCACCCCGGACACGACCAGCAGCCATGATGGCCAAGACTCCACCCCAGTTATGCCTGTTGCCCTCAACGTTCAAGTCTCCAACGCAGACACGCCCTGCAGCCACGATGACCAAGGCCCCACCCCAGACGTGTGCAGCGCTCGTGACGGCCAAGACCCCACCCCAGGTGCGCCTGGCAGCCACGATGACCAAGACCCCATCTCATCAGACACTCCAAGGCGTCTCGGTGACCAAAGGTCCTCCTGCCCAGACACGCCTGGCGGCCATGGTAACCAAGACCCCAGCTCAGTTACGCTCAGTAGCCGCCATCCTCAGGACCCTGTGCCTGCCCCCTCCAGCAGCTGAAAATCTCAAACCTCCATCTTCAGCATTGGCGGCAGCTGGAATTCCCGACACCTCATCCCACACATGTCTAAGTGGACTGAAGGCCAAGGCTGTGGTGAACGCGAGGCAGGCAGCCGGGGTGACCAAGGTCTCACCCCACCCGTACTTGACTAAGGGAAAAATGAAATGCTTCCCCCCATCACATCTGGGGGCTGGGGATCCCAAGCCTACAGCCAGGCCTCCTTCGGAAGGTGAGAAAATCAAGGACTTCTCCCAGAAACGGGTGAAAACAGAAACAGCGTCTAACATCAGTGAGGCCATGGAAGTGCCCGTGGTGTCGTCCTGGTCAAAAGTGGCTGAGGATGGGAGCAAGCAGGCACACCTGAGGACGGATGTCGTGAAGGCCCTATCCCAG GTGGCCCTGAGGTCTGGAGTTGTCCTCCCCAAGGCTGCTGCGAAAACGGCGGGAAGCAGGGTGACTGTGATGCCGACCCTGGTGGAGGTGGACTGCAGGAGGAGCCCGTCGGCTGCATGGGGTCCCACCCTGGGCCCCATGAGACTACAGCCCAGCAAG GGTCCTGAGGACAATGGCGTGTCTGGCAGCCAAGCGTGGAACTCTGCTGTCCCCAGCGTAGCGGTCGGGCCCAGAGACGGCACTGCGGCCCCTGGGGGCGCGTGGTATGTCATGGCGGCGGTGGATCCCAGACAGCCGGGGGAGCTGGTGACGTCGTCGGCGCAGGCTGTGGAGGAGATAATCGTGCATGCGGTGGTCATCCTCCAGGCGTGTACACGTGGCTTCCTGGTGCGCCGTACCATCAAGGTGTGGCATCAGTGGGCCATCCCCATCCAGGCTGCCTGGCGTGGCTACCGTCTACGGCGGGACCTGGCCCGGCTCTGCAGAGCCGCCACAGTCATCCAGGCTGCGTGGCGAGGCTTCTGCATCCGCCGGAGCTGCACCCAGCAGATGCTGCTCCCAGGCATGTGGGCTGAGACGGGCAGCAGGGCCAGGACCACGTCTGATCACCGCTGCTTCCAGTCCTGCCACCCACGTGTCTGTAGTCTCTGCCAGTCACTGAGCTCCGGACTGGGGAGCCCACCCATCGTGGTGATGCTTGTGGGTTCCAGCTCCCGCACATGCCACATATGCAGCCATACCCTGCCCACCCGGGTGCTGCATGGCACGGGCCAGGGTGCTGCGGGCCAGGCCGGCATGCCACGGGGCTGCCTCACCCGGTCAAACCCCCAGAGCCCCTGGCAACCCCATCACCAGAGCCAGAGCAAGGCAGCCACGGCCATTCAGTCAGCCTGGAGGGGCTTCGCTGTACGCTGCCAGCTGAAGCAGCGGCGGTTAGCAGCCAAGATGCTTCAAGCCACCTGGCGCGGCCATTGCACCCGGGCCTCTCTCACCACGGATGCGCTCTTGGGACCAGCGGCGTGGGACAACTCACAGCACATGCCGTGGCTAGGTGTCTAG
- the LOC117311702 gene encoding IQ domain-containing protein N isoform X5 gives MKSDWSSQKGVLLQSRAEPPRNQSKAASNTATGVTQWAELLSAVPNLQDKVGTLRLQLQVSPSGKSSYQPVPNLQGKAGTLHPRPRHEPPASEETLVQQPDKDETVAHHVPCLRAAVESQTFKNVLVDEMDMMLSHAATLIQANWRGYRLRQKVISQVMVTKAIQEAWRRFSTRCLLQSGKTVEKKAKVEERDIPYHSPRQVRFQHLEEGKSLLAQPTMVSKETQFPSSNGLAACTHQLALLQSQGMSQPGTCSVGGPSVAFLPHQTAAIRLPCPVSPEAKCLPCLLTRTIRNACLVHGEGDMMKTKQVTARANKAGGPGPPPSGRCAQAVQGQLKSQTQAHMEAEVLEGPPQTGPAPVITKTPAQTCPQATVTKTLLQSCLAATMNKIQSQPCPVPVITITKTPPQPCPATPVTKTSVQMRPSASMTNTSPRTRPAAMMAKTPPQLCLLPSTFKSPTQTRPAATMTKAPPQTCAALVTAKTPPQVRLAATMTKTPSHQTLQGVSVTKGPPAQTRLAAMVTKTPAQLRSVAAILRTLCLPPPAAENLKPPSSALAAAGIPDTSSHTCLSGLKAKAVVNARQAAGVTKVSPHPYLTKGKMKCFPPSHLGAGDPKPTARPPSEGEKIKDFSQKRVKTETASNISEAMEVPVVSSWSKVAEDGSKQAHLRTDVVKALSQVALRSGVVLPKAAAKTAGSRVTVMPTLVEVDCRRSPSAAWGPTLGPMRLQPSKGPEDNGVSGSQAWNSAVPSVAVGPRDGTAAPGGAWYVMAAVDPRQPGELVTSSAQAVEEIIVHAVVILQACTRGFLVRRTIKVWHQWAIPIQAAWRGYRLRRDLARLCRAATVIQAAWRGFCIRRSCTQQMLLPGMWAETGSRARTTSDHRCFQSCHPRVCSLCQSLSSGLGSPPIVVMLVGSSSRTCHICSHTLPTRVLHGTGQGAAGQAGMPRGCLTRSNPQSPWQPHHQSQSKAATAIQSAWRGFAVRCQLKQRRLAAKMLQATWRGHCTRASLTTDALLGPAAWDNSQHMPWLGV, from the exons ATGAAGTCTGACTGGTCCAGCCAGAAGGGGGTACTTCTGCAAA GCAGAGCTGAGCCGCCTAGGAACCAAAGCAAGGCAGCAAGCAACACAGCTACAGGTGTCACCCAGTGGGCAGAGCTCCTATCAGCCGTCCCCAACCTTCAAGACAAAGTGGGGACACTGCGTCTGCAGTTACAGGTGTCACCCAGCGGGAAGAGCTCCTATCAGCCCGTCCCCAATCTCCAAGGCAAAGCAGGGACACTGCATCCACGGCCCCGGCATGAGCCGCCTGCATCCGAGGAGACCCTTGTGCAACAGCCAGACAAGGACGAGACGGTGGCTCATCATGTCCCATGCCTCCGGGCTGCGGTGGAGAGCCAGACCTTCAAGAATGTCCTGGTGGACGAAATGGACATGATGCTGTCCCACGCAGCCACCCTCATCCAAGCCAACTGGAGGGGCTACCGGCTCCGGCAGAAGGTAATCTCTCAGGTGATGGTGACCAAGGCCATCCAGGAGGCCTGGCGACGCTTCAGCACCAGGTGCCTCCTCCAGTCTGGCAAGACGGTGGAGAAAAAAGCGAAGGTGGAGGAGAGGGACATCCCTTACCACTCGCCCCGGCAGGTGCGGTTCCAGCATCTGGAAGAGGGCAAGTCCCTTCTGGCCCAGCCCACCATGGTGAGCAAGGAGACCCAGTTTCCTTCCTCCAACGGCCTGGCCGCTTGTACCCACCAGCTGGCCTTGCTGCAGTCCCAGGGCATGTCACAGCCGGGTACGTGCTCTGTCGGAGGCCCCAGCGTCGCCTTCCTTCCACACCAGACCGCTGCCATCAGACTTCCGTGTCCTGTGAGTCCAGAGGCGAAGTGCCTCCCATGCCTGCTGACAAGAACCATCAGAAATGCCTGCCTTGTCCACGGAGAGGGGGACATGATGAAGACCAAGCAAGTTACTGCCAGAGCTAACAAGGCAGGAGGCCCGGGGCCACCACCATCCGGAAGATGTGCCCAGGCAGTTCAAGGACAACTCAAGAGCCAGACCCAGGCCCACATGGAAGCAGAGGTCCTCGAAGGGCCACCACAGACAGGCCCAGCACCCGTGATAACCAAGACCCCAGCCCAGACGTGCCCACAAGCCACAGTGACCAAGACCCTACTCCAGTCATGCCTAGCGGCCACGATGAACAAAATCCAATCCCAGCCGTGCCCAGTGCCCGTGATAACAATAACCAaaaccccaccccagccctgcccagcgaCCCCGGTGACCAAGACCTCAGTTCAGATGAGACCATCAGCCTCGATGACCAACACTTCACCCCGGACACGACCAGCAGCCATGATGGCCAAGACTCCACCCCAGTTATGCCTGTTGCCCTCAACGTTCAAGTCTCCAACGCAGACACGCCCTGCAGCCACGATGACCAAGGCCCCACCCCAGACGTGTGCAGCGCTCGTGACGGCCAAGACCCCACCCCAGGTGCGCCTGGCAGCCACGATGACCAAGACCCCATCTCATCAGACACTCCAAGGCGTCTCGGTGACCAAAGGTCCTCCTGCCCAGACACGCCTGGCGGCCATGGTAACCAAGACCCCAGCTCAGTTACGCTCAGTAGCCGCCATCCTCAGGACCCTGTGCCTGCCCCCTCCAGCAGCTGAAAATCTCAAACCTCCATCTTCAGCATTGGCGGCAGCTGGAATTCCCGACACCTCATCCCACACATGTCTAAGTGGACTGAAGGCCAAGGCTGTGGTGAACGCGAGGCAGGCAGCCGGGGTGACCAAGGTCTCACCCCACCCGTACTTGACTAAGGGAAAAATGAAATGCTTCCCCCCATCACATCTGGGGGCTGGGGATCCCAAGCCTACAGCCAGGCCTCCTTCGGAAGGTGAGAAAATCAAGGACTTCTCCCAGAAACGGGTGAAAACAGAAACAGCGTCTAACATCAGTGAGGCCATGGAAGTGCCCGTGGTGTCGTCCTGGTCAAAAGTGGCTGAGGATGGGAGCAAGCAGGCACACCTGAGGACGGATGTCGTGAAGGCCCTATCCCAG GTGGCCCTGAGGTCTGGAGTTGTCCTCCCCAAGGCTGCTGCGAAAACGGCGGGAAGCAGGGTGACTGTGATGCCGACCCTGGTGGAGGTGGACTGCAGGAGGAGCCCGTCGGCTGCATGGGGTCCCACCCTGGGCCCCATGAGACTACAGCCCAGCAAG GGTCCTGAGGACAATGGCGTGTCTGGCAGCCAAGCGTGGAACTCTGCTGTCCCCAGCGTAGCGGTCGGGCCCAGAGACGGCACTGCGGCCCCTGGGGGCGCGTGGTATGTCATGGCGGCGGTGGATCCCAGACAGCCGGGGGAGCTGGTGACGTCGTCGGCGCAGGCTGTGGAGGAGATAATCGTGCATGCGGTGGTCATCCTCCAGGCGTGTACACGTGGCTTCCTGGTGCGCCGTACCATCAAGGTGTGGCATCAGTGGGCCATCCCCATCCAGGCTGCCTGGCGTGGCTACCGTCTACGGCGGGACCTGGCCCGGCTCTGCAGAGCCGCCACAGTCATCCAGGCTGCGTGGCGAGGCTTCTGCATCCGCCGGAGCTGCACCCAGCAGATGCTGCTCCCAGGCATGTGGGCTGAGACGGGCAGCAGGGCCAGGACCACGTCTGATCACCGCTGCTTCCAGTCCTGCCACCCACGTGTCTGTAGTCTCTGCCAGTCACTGAGCTCCGGACTGGGGAGCCCACCCATCGTGGTGATGCTTGTGGGTTCCAGCTCCCGCACATGCCACATATGCAGCCATACCCTGCCCACCCGGGTGCTGCATGGCACGGGCCAGGGTGCTGCGGGCCAGGCCGGCATGCCACGGGGCTGCCTCACCCGGTCAAACCCCCAGAGCCCCTGGCAACCCCATCACCAGAGCCAGAGCAAGGCAGCCACGGCCATTCAGTCAGCCTGGAGGGGCTTCGCTGTACGCTGCCAGCTGAAGCAGCGGCGGTTAGCAGCCAAGATGCTTCAAGCCACCTGGCGCGGCCATTGCACCCGGGCCTCTCTCACCACGGATGCGCTCTTGGGACCAGCGGCGTGGGACAACTCACAGCACATGCCGTGGCTAGGTGTCTAG
- the LOC117311702 gene encoding IQ domain-containing protein N isoform X2, protein MSVTLQGMKSDWSSQKGVLLQSRAEPPRNQSKAASNTATGVTQWAELLSAVPNLQDKVGTLRLQLQVSPSGKSSYQPVPNLQGKAGTLHPRPRHEPPASEETLVQQPDKDETVAHHVPCLRAAVESQTFKNVLVDEMDMMLSHAATLIQANWRGYRLRQKVISQVMVTKAIQEAWRRFSTRCLLQSGKTVEKKAKVEERDIPYHSPRQVRFQHLEEGKSLLAQPTMVSKETQFPSSNGLAACTHQLALLQSQGMSQPGTCSVGGPSVAFLPHQTAAIRLPCPVSPEAKCLPCLLTRTIRNACLVHGEGDMMKTKQVTARANKAGGPGPPPSGRCAQAVQGQLKSQTQAHMEAEVLEGPPQTGPAPVITKTPAQTCPQATVTKTLLQSCLAATMNKIQSQPCPVPVITITKTPPQPCPATPVTKTSVQMRPSASMTNTSPRTRPAAMMAKTPPQLCLLPSTFKSPTQTRPAATMTKAPPQTCAALVTAKTPPQVRLAATMTKTPSHQTLQGVSVTKGPPAQTRLAAMVTKTPAQLRSVAAILRTLCLPPPAAENLKPPSSALAAAGIPDTSSHTCLSGLKAKAVVNARQAAGVTKVSPHPYLTKGKMKCFPPSHLGAGDPKPTARPPSEGEKIKDFSQKRVKTETASNISEAMEVPVVSSWSKVAEDGSKQAHLRTDVVKALSQVALRSGVVLPKAAAKTAGSRVTVMPTLVEVDCRRSPSAAWGPTLGPMRLQPSKGPEDNGVSGSQAWNSAVPSVAVGPRDGTAAPGGAWYVMAAVDPRQPGELVTSSAQAVEEIIVHAVVILQACTRGFLVRRTIKVWHQWAIPIQAAWRGYRLRRDLARLCRAATVIQAAWRGFCIRRSCTQQMLLPGMWAETGSRARTTSDHRCFQSCHPRVCSLCQSLSSGLGSPPIVVMLVGSSSRTCHICSHTLPTRVLHGTGQGAAGQAGMPRGCLTRSNPQSPWQPHHQSQSKAATAIQSAWRGFAVRCQLKQRRLAAKMLQATWRGHCTRASLTTDALLGPAAWDNSQHMPWLGV, encoded by the exons GTCTGTGACCCTCCAAGGTATGAAGTCTGACTGGTCCAGCCAGAAGGGGGTACTTCTGCAAA GCAGAGCTGAGCCGCCTAGGAACCAAAGCAAGGCAGCAAGCAACACAGCTACAGGTGTCACCCAGTGGGCAGAGCTCCTATCAGCCGTCCCCAACCTTCAAGACAAAGTGGGGACACTGCGTCTGCAGTTACAGGTGTCACCCAGCGGGAAGAGCTCCTATCAGCCCGTCCCCAATCTCCAAGGCAAAGCAGGGACACTGCATCCACGGCCCCGGCATGAGCCGCCTGCATCCGAGGAGACCCTTGTGCAACAGCCAGACAAGGACGAGACGGTGGCTCATCATGTCCCATGCCTCCGGGCTGCGGTGGAGAGCCAGACCTTCAAGAATGTCCTGGTGGACGAAATGGACATGATGCTGTCCCACGCAGCCACCCTCATCCAAGCCAACTGGAGGGGCTACCGGCTCCGGCAGAAGGTAATCTCTCAGGTGATGGTGACCAAGGCCATCCAGGAGGCCTGGCGACGCTTCAGCACCAGGTGCCTCCTCCAGTCTGGCAAGACGGTGGAGAAAAAAGCGAAGGTGGAGGAGAGGGACATCCCTTACCACTCGCCCCGGCAGGTGCGGTTCCAGCATCTGGAAGAGGGCAAGTCCCTTCTGGCCCAGCCCACCATGGTGAGCAAGGAGACCCAGTTTCCTTCCTCCAACGGCCTGGCCGCTTGTACCCACCAGCTGGCCTTGCTGCAGTCCCAGGGCATGTCACAGCCGGGTACGTGCTCTGTCGGAGGCCCCAGCGTCGCCTTCCTTCCACACCAGACCGCTGCCATCAGACTTCCGTGTCCTGTGAGTCCAGAGGCGAAGTGCCTCCCATGCCTGCTGACAAGAACCATCAGAAATGCCTGCCTTGTCCACGGAGAGGGGGACATGATGAAGACCAAGCAAGTTACTGCCAGAGCTAACAAGGCAGGAGGCCCGGGGCCACCACCATCCGGAAGATGTGCCCAGGCAGTTCAAGGACAACTCAAGAGCCAGACCCAGGCCCACATGGAAGCAGAGGTCCTCGAAGGGCCACCACAGACAGGCCCAGCACCCGTGATAACCAAGACCCCAGCCCAGACGTGCCCACAAGCCACAGTGACCAAGACCCTACTCCAGTCATGCCTAGCGGCCACGATGAACAAAATCCAATCCCAGCCGTGCCCAGTGCCCGTGATAACAATAACCAaaaccccaccccagccctgcccagcgaCCCCGGTGACCAAGACCTCAGTTCAGATGAGACCATCAGCCTCGATGACCAACACTTCACCCCGGACACGACCAGCAGCCATGATGGCCAAGACTCCACCCCAGTTATGCCTGTTGCCCTCAACGTTCAAGTCTCCAACGCAGACACGCCCTGCAGCCACGATGACCAAGGCCCCACCCCAGACGTGTGCAGCGCTCGTGACGGCCAAGACCCCACCCCAGGTGCGCCTGGCAGCCACGATGACCAAGACCCCATCTCATCAGACACTCCAAGGCGTCTCGGTGACCAAAGGTCCTCCTGCCCAGACACGCCTGGCGGCCATGGTAACCAAGACCCCAGCTCAGTTACGCTCAGTAGCCGCCATCCTCAGGACCCTGTGCCTGCCCCCTCCAGCAGCTGAAAATCTCAAACCTCCATCTTCAGCATTGGCGGCAGCTGGAATTCCCGACACCTCATCCCACACATGTCTAAGTGGACTGAAGGCCAAGGCTGTGGTGAACGCGAGGCAGGCAGCCGGGGTGACCAAGGTCTCACCCCACCCGTACTTGACTAAGGGAAAAATGAAATGCTTCCCCCCATCACATCTGGGGGCTGGGGATCCCAAGCCTACAGCCAGGCCTCCTTCGGAAGGTGAGAAAATCAAGGACTTCTCCCAGAAACGGGTGAAAACAGAAACAGCGTCTAACATCAGTGAGGCCATGGAAGTGCCCGTGGTGTCGTCCTGGTCAAAAGTGGCTGAGGATGGGAGCAAGCAGGCACACCTGAGGACGGATGTCGTGAAGGCCCTATCCCAG GTGGCCCTGAGGTCTGGAGTTGTCCTCCCCAAGGCTGCTGCGAAAACGGCGGGAAGCAGGGTGACTGTGATGCCGACCCTGGTGGAGGTGGACTGCAGGAGGAGCCCGTCGGCTGCATGGGGTCCCACCCTGGGCCCCATGAGACTACAGCCCAGCAAG GGTCCTGAGGACAATGGCGTGTCTGGCAGCCAAGCGTGGAACTCTGCTGTCCCCAGCGTAGCGGTCGGGCCCAGAGACGGCACTGCGGCCCCTGGGGGCGCGTGGTATGTCATGGCGGCGGTGGATCCCAGACAGCCGGGGGAGCTGGTGACGTCGTCGGCGCAGGCTGTGGAGGAGATAATCGTGCATGCGGTGGTCATCCTCCAGGCGTGTACACGTGGCTTCCTGGTGCGCCGTACCATCAAGGTGTGGCATCAGTGGGCCATCCCCATCCAGGCTGCCTGGCGTGGCTACCGTCTACGGCGGGACCTGGCCCGGCTCTGCAGAGCCGCCACAGTCATCCAGGCTGCGTGGCGAGGCTTCTGCATCCGCCGGAGCTGCACCCAGCAGATGCTGCTCCCAGGCATGTGGGCTGAGACGGGCAGCAGGGCCAGGACCACGTCTGATCACCGCTGCTTCCAGTCCTGCCACCCACGTGTCTGTAGTCTCTGCCAGTCACTGAGCTCCGGACTGGGGAGCCCACCCATCGTGGTGATGCTTGTGGGTTCCAGCTCCCGCACATGCCACATATGCAGCCATACCCTGCCCACCCGGGTGCTGCATGGCACGGGCCAGGGTGCTGCGGGCCAGGCCGGCATGCCACGGGGCTGCCTCACCCGGTCAAACCCCCAGAGCCCCTGGCAACCCCATCACCAGAGCCAGAGCAAGGCAGCCACGGCCATTCAGTCAGCCTGGAGGGGCTTCGCTGTACGCTGCCAGCTGAAGCAGCGGCGGTTAGCAGCCAAGATGCTTCAAGCCACCTGGCGCGGCCATTGCACCCGGGCCTCTCTCACCACGGATGCGCTCTTGGGACCAGCGGCGTGGGACAACTCACAGCACATGCCGTGGCTAGGTGTCTAG
- the LOC141278157 gene encoding IQ domain-containing protein N-like: EPIETAVAHLGTCLPQAQPAPCSTTGSPQARLPAELTKPPSQAHVSTKLTKGPSQGHPPPELTTALAQSHLSKVQSQAHLPTTLTQAPSQAHLATETAKSFHAARQAAELSSKTQSQPLLVEFKASTQPCQHVGALPRAKPEDRLTQLLSHIYVQGKATQGPRQGASESQNTLVPLLASAGHTTCNVESWGDRAQLSTSSPAPPCQEELAASQLASLCAELAALLGSQENLSAPCWQKPSPRGK; encoded by the coding sequence GAGCCTATAGAAACAGCTGTGGCACATCTGGGTACCTGTCTGCCTCAGGCACAACCGGCCCCGTGTTCGACCACAGGCTCGCCTCAGGCACGTCTGCCGGCCGAGCTGACCAAGCCCCCGTCCCAGGCACATGTTTCTACCAAGCTGACCAAGGGCCCGTCCCAAGGACATCCACCCCCTGAGCTGACCACAGCCCTAGCCCAATCACATCTGTCCAAGGTGCAGTCCCAGGCACATCTGCCCACCACGCTGACCCAGGCACCGTCCCAGGCACATCTGGCCACAGAAACGGCCAAGAGCTTCCATGCAGCCCGCCAGGCCGCTGAGCTCAGCAGCAAGACCCAATCCCAACCACTCCTAGTCGAGTTCAAGGCCTccacccagccctgccagcaTGTTGGCGCCCTGCCCCGAGCCAAGCCAGAGGACAGATTGACCCAGCTCCTGTCCCACATCTACGTGCAGGGCAAGGCCACCCAGGGCCCACGCCAGGGGGCCTCTGAGAGCCAGAACACGCTGGTGCCTCTGCTGGCCTCTGCTGGGCACACCACGTGCAATGTCGAATCCTGGGGGGACAGGGCCCAGCTGTCAACAagcagcccagccccaccctgccaGGAGGAGCTGGCAGCCTCCCAGCTCGCTTCCCTATGTGCTGAGCTGGCtgccctgctgggctcccaggagaACCTCTCCGCGCCCTGCTGGCAAAAGCCCTCTCCCAGGGGAAAGTGA